In a genomic window of Nostoc sp. UHCC 0870:
- a CDS encoding Rpn family recombination-promoting nuclease/putative transposase encodes MTKSADVSTKRLISLAPDNWVKWVRQFPDITAGEIVNSEFQWISRESDVLIRVKNPQYGNFLVLNELQLRPTSEMPRRMRAYAALAEEKYKLLTYPVLINILKTTNSEISTTYESNIAGLRAIQDYRVINLWEVDVNIAFDQPLPSLLPFVPILKGGENEATIREALQILRSDEQLNQLETVLAFFATFVLESSLVQEIMRWDMAVLRESPWYKEILERGRQEGAELALQGIEMLLDIKFGSEGLELMPAIYQVNDLERLKSIQQAIKTANTVEDLLLEVQKN; translated from the coding sequence ATGACAAAATCCGCAGATGTCAGCACAAAACGCTTGATTAGCCTCGCACCTGATAACTGGGTGAAATGGGTAAGGCAATTTCCTGATATTACAGCAGGGGAAATAGTCAACTCAGAATTTCAGTGGATAAGCAGAGAAAGTGACGTTTTAATTCGTGTAAAAAATCCCCAGTATGGTAATTTTCTCGTTCTCAATGAGTTACAACTGCGTCCCACATCAGAAATGCCAAGAAGAATGCGTGCTTATGCGGCACTTGCAGAAGAAAAATATAAATTACTGACATATCCTGTATTAATCAACATCCTCAAAACTACTAACTCAGAAATATCTACAACTTATGAATCAAATATTGCTGGATTACGCGCAATTCAGGATTATCGCGTCATTAATTTATGGGAAGTCGATGTAAATATCGCTTTTGATCAACCACTACCATCTTTATTACCCTTTGTACCAATTCTCAAAGGTGGTGAGAATGAGGCTACAATTCGGGAAGCTCTACAAATACTCCGGTCTGATGAACAGTTAAACCAACTTGAGACGGTATTAGCATTTTTTGCTACTTTTGTATTAGAAAGCTCCCTAGTTCAAGAAATAATGAGGTGGGATATGGCTGTATTACGCGAATCGCCTTGGTATAAAGAAATTTTAGAACGAGGAAGACAGGAAGGGGCTGAATTGGCATTGCAGGGTATTGAAATGCTGTTAGATATTAAGTTTGGTAGTGAAGGTTTAGAATTGATGCCTGCAATTTATCAAGTTAATGATTTAGAGCGATTAAAATCGATTCAACAGGCAATTAAAACTGCAAATACAGTTGAAGATTTACTTTTGGAAGTCCAGAAAAATTGA
- the thiC gene encoding phosphomethylpyrimidine synthase: MRKEWVAKRSGQSNVTQMHYARQGVITEEMHYVAQRENLPADLIRDEVARGRMIIPANINHTNLEPMAIGIASKCKVNANIGASPNSSNLQEEVDKLNLAVKYGADTVMDLSTGGGNLDEIRTAIINASPVPIGTVPVYQALESVHGTIENLTPEDFLHIIEKHAQQGVDYQTIHAGILIEHLPLVRSRITGIVSRGGGILARWMLHHHKQNPLYTHFRDIIEIFKRYDVSFSLGDSLRPGCTHDASDDAQLAELKTLGQLTRKAWEHDVQVMVEGPGHVPMDQIEFNVKKQMEECSEAPFYVLGPLVTDIAPGYDHITSAIGAAMAGWYGTAMLCYVTPKEHLGLPNAEDVRNGLIAYKIAAHAADIARHRPGARDRDDQLSHARYNFDWNRQFELSLDPERAKEYHDETLPADIYKTAEFCSMCGPKFCPMQTKVDADALTELEKFLAKEPVTQS, translated from the coding sequence GAATGGGTTGCTAAACGTAGTGGGCAAAGCAATGTAACTCAAATGCACTACGCACGTCAGGGTGTCATCACCGAAGAAATGCACTACGTCGCCCAACGAGAAAATCTACCGGCTGACCTGATTCGTGATGAAGTGGCGCGGGGGCGAATGATCATCCCTGCTAATATTAATCACACTAACTTAGAGCCAATGGCGATCGGCATCGCCTCTAAGTGTAAGGTTAATGCTAACATCGGTGCTTCACCCAACTCTTCTAATCTTCAAGAAGAAGTAGACAAATTGAATCTAGCGGTGAAGTATGGTGCTGATACCGTGATGGACTTGTCCACAGGTGGCGGTAACTTAGATGAAATTCGTACTGCTATCATCAACGCCTCCCCCGTTCCCATTGGGACAGTGCCAGTCTACCAAGCTTTAGAAAGCGTCCACGGCACAATTGAAAATCTGACACCAGAAGACTTTCTGCACATCATCGAAAAACACGCCCAGCAAGGGGTAGACTATCAAACCATCCACGCCGGGATTTTGATAGAACATTTACCTTTAGTAAGAAGCCGCATCACCGGTATTGTTTCCCGTGGTGGCGGTATTTTGGCGCGGTGGATGTTGCATCACCACAAACAAAACCCACTTTACACCCACTTCCGCGACATTATTGAGATTTTCAAGAGATATGATGTCTCCTTCAGTTTAGGGGACTCTCTCCGCCCCGGCTGTACTCATGATGCCTCCGATGATGCCCAGTTAGCCGAACTCAAAACCCTCGGACAACTCACCCGCAAAGCTTGGGAACATGATGTCCAAGTCATGGTAGAAGGGCCAGGACACGTCCCAATGGATCAAATTGAGTTCAACGTCAAAAAGCAGATGGAAGAGTGTTCTGAAGCCCCCTTCTATGTGCTTGGCCCCTTGGTGACAGACATTGCACCAGGTTATGACCACATCACTTCCGCGATTGGTGCGGCGATGGCTGGTTGGTATGGTACAGCAATGCTGTGCTACGTTACACCAAAAGAGCATTTGGGACTGCCTAACGCTGAAGATGTGCGGAATGGTCTGATTGCTTACAAAATAGCAGCTCATGCTGCCGACATTGCCAGACATCGCCCAGGCGCAAGAGATAGAGACGATCAACTCTCTCATGCTCGTTATAATTTCGACTGGAATCGTCAGTTTGAATTATCACTCGACCCGGAAAGAGCGAAAGAATACCATGATGAAACGTTACCAGCAGATATTTACAAAACTGCTGAGTTTTGTTCCATGTGTGGCCCTAAATTCTGCCCCATGCAAACCAAAGTTGATGCTGATGCACTGACTGAACTAGAGAAGTTCTTGGCAAAAGAACCTGTAACGCAAAGTTAG